The nucleotide window CACTGATGCTGGCCATTCCGGTCAGTGGCTGGTTGATGAGTTCCGCGCAAGGTTTCCCGGTGGTGTGGTTTGGCGTGCTGCCTTTGCCCGATTTGGTTTCAAAAAGCACCGCCCTGGGCGATATCCTGCACAGTACCCACGTCGCATTGAACTACGCGCTGGTGGCGGCGGTTGTCGGACATATAGGCGCGGCCCTACACCACCATCTCGTCAAAAAAGACACAATCATGACCCGGATGCTGCCGTTTGTCGGTCAGGCCTGAAGCCCTGCAACCACCACCCATCTCAAAGGACACCCCGATGAAGTTTTCTTTCCTGCGTCCGCTCGTGCTTTCCGCCGCATTGGGCCTGGGCTTGCTGGGTAGCGCCCACGCGGTCGAATACACCACGCTGGATTCCGCCGCCAGCACGGTCACCTTTGGCTATAGCCAGATGAATGTCAAAATGGATGGCAGCTTCAGCGAACTGAAAGCCACCAAACTGAGCTTTGATCCCGCCGCCCCGGAAGCCGCCGAAGTTGCCATCGAAGTCGCCTTGGCAAGCATTGATGCGGGCTACGCAGAAGCCAATACCGAACTGGAAAAAGCAGAATGGCTGGGACTGGCAGCGCATCCGCTGGCGACGTTTACCTCAAGCAAGGTCACCCCCCTGGACGAGAACCGCTATCAAGTCACCGGCGACCTGTCGATCAAGGGCATCAGCAAAGCAGTCACCGCGCCTTTTACCTTCACGCAAGACGGCGAAACAGGCATTTTTGAAGGCAGCTTTACGTTCCA belongs to Castellaniella sp. and includes:
- a CDS encoding YceI family protein, with amino-acid sequence MKFSFLRPLVLSAALGLGLLGSAHAVEYTTLDSAASTVTFGYSQMNVKMDGSFSELKATKLSFDPAAPEAAEVAIEVALASIDAGYAEANTELEKAEWLGLAAHPLATFTSSKVTPLDENRYQVTGDLSIKGISKAVTAPFTFTQDGETGIFEGSFTFQRADFGIGEGEWKDFSIVANDIQITFHIVAKP